Proteins encoded together in one Cyprinus carpio isolate SPL01 chromosome B14, ASM1834038v1, whole genome shotgun sequence window:
- the LOC122139592 gene encoding protocadherin beta-1-like, with translation MSDRTMARQVLLFIWFLSLSSSLGQVSYSIPEEMAKGSLVGNIAQDLGLDLKRLQSGKARIYTGDSAEYIELNKERGVLLIKERIDRETLCGQTTPCALHFQIILENPIEFYHVAVEVTDINDNAPYFKKTETYFEISESAVNGAKFDIEQALDPDVGSNDIQSYTLSSNEHFTLKLQSQTDGRKIVEMVLKHPLDREKQENIALVLTAFDGGDPQLSGTSQIHIKILDANDNAPVFTHSVYKATVVENSPKGTVVIRVEASDADQSSNAEIVYSVTNVHDDVLEMFEINRQNGELKIIGNIDYEKCKHYQINVRASDCGGLKDSSKIVIDVLDVNDNKPVINIMSKSAMLSEDSKTDTVVTVINTQDLDSNENGKVQCFINEDYPFALKTTTTNFFSLVTDGDLDRERESGYNISVTCADEGVPSLSSSVTLSLQISDVNDNAPVFDKSSYEASVQENNTPGFSIFTVRARDADFNQNARVSYILEDSSVNGVPVSSLVSISADSGVIHAVRSFDYEQIKDFQFRVKVQDGGSPPLSSNVSVKIMIQDQNDNAPQVLYPVQSGPSVVAEIVPRSADVGYLVTKVVAVDVDSGQNAWLSYKLQKSTDRALFEVGLQNGEIRTVRQVTDKDAVKQRLTVVVEDNGQPSRSATVNVNVAVADSFPEVLSEFTDFTHDKDYNDNLTFYLVLALAVVSFLFIVSIIAIMSVKMLQMETRANVLQIWSESSSYSVLSASLRRRRGHRDFTARVQL, from the coding sequence ATGTCGGACAGAACAATGGCGCGGCAAGTACTGCTGTTTATttggtttctctctctcagttcgTCTCTCGGGCAGGTCAGTTACTCCATTCCTGAGGAAATGGCCAAAGGCTCTTTAGTCGGGAACATAGCGCAGGACTTGGGTTTAGATTTAAAGAGACTGCAATCGGGTAAAGCGCGTATTTATACAGGAGACAGCGCTGAATACATCGAGTTGAATAAAGAAAGGGGAGTCCTCCTTATCAAAGAGAGAATAGACCGAGAGACGCTATGCGGACAAACAACGCCTTGCGCTCTACATTTTCAGATAATTTTAGAAAATCCAATTGAATTTTACCACGTTGCAGTTGAGGTAACTGATATAAATGACAATGCcccttattttaaaaaaacgGAAACCTATTTTGAAATAAGCGAATCTGCTGTAAACGGGGCGAAATTTGACATTGAGCAAGCCCTGGATCCTGATGTCGGGTCGAATGACATCCAAAGCTACACACTTTCATCGAAcgaacattttactttaaaactgCAAAGTCAGACAGATGGTAGGAAAATAGTTGAAATGGTCCTAAAACATCCTCTAGATCGAGAGAAACAGGAAAATATTGCTTTAGTTTTGACAGCCTTCGATGGAGGAGATCCGCAGCTCTCTGGCACATcacaaattcatattaaaatacttGATGCTAATGACAATGCACCAGTTTTCACTCATTCTGTATACAAAGCCACTGTCGTCGAGAATTCGCCGAAAGGGACCGTTGTCATTAGAGTTGAAGCCTCTGATGCGGATCAGAGCTCGAATGCTGAAATTGTTTATTCAGTCACTAATGTTCACGACGATGTTcttgaaatgtttgaaataaatagGCAAAATGGTGAGCTAAAAATAATTGGTAATATCGATTACGAAAAATGCAAGCATTATCAGATTAATGTTAGAGCAAGTGATTGTGGTGGTCTAAAAGATTCAAGTAAAATTGTAATCGACGTTTTAGATGTCAATGATAATAAACCAGTCATCAATATAATGTCAAAGTCAGCTATGTTATCAGAAGATTCTAAAACTGATACTGTTGTTACAGTGATAAATACACAAGACTTAGATTCCAATGAAAACGGCAAAGTGCAATGCTTTATTAATGAGGATTATCCGTTCGCCTTAAAGACGACCACGACgaattttttcagtttagttaCAGATGGTGATTTAGACCGTGAGAGAGAGTCTGGGTATAACATCAGTGTGACGTGCGCTGATGAGGGCGTGCCCTCTCTCTCCAGCAGCGTCACTCTCTCCTTACAGATATCAGATGTAAATGATAACGCGCCTGTCTTTGACAAGAGCTCATATGAGGCCTCTGTTCAAGAAAACAACACACCGGGTTTTTCCATATTCACAGTCAGAGCCAGAGACGCAGATTTCAACCAGAATGCCCGTGTGTCTTACATACTGGAGGATTCGTCGGTTAACGGAGTGCCCGTCTCCTCGTTAGTGTCAATTAGTGCTGATAGTGGAGTCATACACGCAGTGCGATCTTTCGATTACGAGCAGATCAAAGATTTCCAGTTCCGCGTAAAAGTGCAGGACGGAGGCTCCCCTCCTCTCAGCAGCAACGTGAGTGTGAAAATAATGATTCAGGACCAGAATGACAACGCGCCTCAGGTTCTGTATCCGGTCCAGTCAGGCCCTTCTGTGGTGGCTGAAATAGTGCCTCGTTCTGCAGATGTGGGTTACCTGGTGACTAAAGTGGTGGCTGTTGATGTGGATTCTGGACAGAATGCCTGGCTCTCATATAAACTGCAGAAATCCACAGACAGGGCACTGTTTGAAGTGGGCttacagaatggagaaataagAACTGTGCGCCAAGTTACAGATAAAGATGCTGTGAAACAAAGACTCACTGTTGTAGTAGAGGACAACGGGCAGCCCTCTCGATCAGCTACAGTCAATGTTAACGTGGCGGTGGCGGACAGCTTCCCTGAAGTGCTCTCGGAGTTCACTGACTTTACGCACGACAAGGACTACAACGACAACCTGACTTTCTATCTGGTCTTGGCCTTGGCTGTAGTTTCGTTTCTCTTTATCGTGTCTATCATCGCCATAATGTCAGTTAAAATGCTACAGATGGAGACGCGAGCGAATGTTTTACAAATCTGGAGCGAATCTTCCAGTTATTCCGTATTATCCGCCTCTTTACGCAGACGTAGGGGGCACAGGGACTTTACAGCACGTGTACAATTATGA